Proteins from one Dysgonomonas sp. HDW5A genomic window:
- a CDS encoding ABC transporter ATP-binding protein, which yields MIEVRNLVKSFDGRDVLKGLSMTFEEGKNNLIIGRSGSGKTVLLKNLIGLMRPTKGEILYDNRDLTKLSSDQMKALRQEMGMIFQGSALFDAMTVFENVYFPLDMFSTMSKGEKMKRAQSCLDRVNLSDAGHLYPSEISGGMMKRAAIARAISLNPKYLFCDEPNSGLDPQTSLVIDELISDITKEYKITTIINTHDMNSVMNIGDKIFFIKEGNLEWEGSNEQILTTKNEALNDFVFASDLFKKVKAIEMDEINNK from the coding sequence ATGATAGAAGTTAGAAATTTAGTGAAATCATTCGATGGCCGCGATGTCCTTAAAGGGCTTAGCATGACTTTCGAAGAAGGTAAAAATAACCTGATTATAGGTCGAAGTGGTTCGGGTAAAACTGTATTGCTTAAAAATTTAATCGGACTGATGAGACCTACCAAAGGGGAAATTCTGTATGACAATAGAGACTTAACAAAACTATCGTCAGACCAGATGAAGGCGTTAAGGCAAGAAATGGGCATGATTTTTCAGGGATCGGCATTATTTGATGCAATGACCGTATTCGAAAATGTTTATTTTCCATTGGATATGTTTTCAACAATGTCCAAAGGAGAGAAAATGAAACGGGCACAATCCTGCCTGGATCGTGTAAATCTTTCGGATGCCGGACACTTGTATCCATCGGAGATAAGCGGTGGTATGATGAAACGTGCAGCCATTGCCCGAGCGATCTCCCTTAATCCCAAATACCTGTTTTGTGACGAGCCTAACTCAGGTTTAGATCCTCAAACATCGCTGGTAATTGACGAATTGATAAGTGATATTACCAAAGAATACAAAATTACCACAATCATCAATACGCATGACATGAACTCGGTTATGAATATTGGCGATAAAATATTTTTCATTAAAGAAGGCAATCTCGAATGGGAGGGAAGCAATGAACAGATATTGACAACTAAGAATGAAGCTCTTAATGATTTCGTTTTCGCCTCCGACCTATTCAAAAAGGTTAAAGCCATAGAAATGGATGAAATAAATAATAAATGA
- a CDS encoding EcsC family protein, protein MSKITTTAKSGMVSKVLEWTYARAINGFGGVDSAYQLGNDYLNSKGTLDQQVDQLIKWQVTKAASSGFFTGLGGWAIMPFALPANIASVIYIQVRMISAIAYMGGHDIQSDQVKSIIYVCMLGNGTKEIFKEMGIKAGEKFVKSLIENTSRKMLLSVNEKVSVNIASKLGSRSLTGLGKAIPIVGGVIGGSFDAGSTLIIGKVAKKMFIDNGKSILNPEREETGIPSVV, encoded by the coding sequence ATGAGCAAAATAACAACAACAGCTAAAAGCGGTATGGTCTCAAAAGTTCTTGAATGGACTTATGCCAGAGCCATCAACGGATTTGGAGGAGTAGATTCTGCATATCAATTAGGAAATGATTATCTAAATTCAAAAGGTACCCTTGACCAACAAGTAGATCAATTGATTAAATGGCAAGTAACCAAAGCTGCATCAAGCGGATTCTTTACAGGATTGGGAGGATGGGCCATTATGCCCTTTGCTCTACCCGCTAATATAGCCAGTGTCATATATATTCAGGTACGCATGATTTCGGCCATCGCTTATATGGGAGGTCATGATATACAAAGTGATCAGGTAAAATCGATCATCTATGTTTGTATGCTCGGCAACGGAACCAAAGAGATATTTAAAGAAATGGGGATCAAAGCCGGAGAGAAATTCGTAAAAAGCCTCATTGAGAATACTTCAAGAAAAATGCTTCTTTCGGTAAACGAAAAAGTCAGTGTGAATATTGCTTCGAAATTAGGAAGCAGGAGCTTAACCGGCTTAGGTAAGGCAATACCTATCGTTGGCGGTGTTATCGGAGGTAGTTTTGATGCCGGATCAACGTTGATTATAGGGAAAGTTGCAAAGAAAATGTTTATCGACAACGGCAAATCGATATTAAATCCGGAGAGAGAGGAAACAGGAATTCCTTCCGTTGTCTAA
- a CDS encoding glycoside hydrolase family 28 protein, whose amino-acid sequence MLTSCSRPTNTEITATDNGWDMVPKIMENISAPEFQDKTFNILDFGAKDDSTFNSLPAIINAINECNQQGGGKVLIPSGTYYIKGSIILKSHVNLHLEEGARLEFSTEPKDYLPMSLTKWEGTECFNYTPFIYSYQSINVAITGKGEIDGNGAVTFNTWKPKEKPAMDKLRQMGNDSIPIYERIFGEGWYLRPCMIQFFGCKNVLVEGVKIYDSPFWIIHPVYCDNVIVRDVYIDSNNYNNDGCDPESSTNVLIENVKFNVGDDGIAIKSGRDQDGWRVGRATENVIIRNCYFARWAITIGSEMSGGVRNIFIEDCKIDSCRNGIYFKSNLDRGGFFENLHMRNIEADVCLWGVINFRTDYHGYRGGNYPTQFRNITIENVTCNRVDSVAIMANGVPEAKLYNITLRNIVVKKAPKATQIKNVVNLVLDNVKVNGKIITDENE is encoded by the coding sequence ATGCTCACATCGTGTAGTCGTCCGACTAATACAGAAATAACCGCCACAGATAACGGATGGGATATGGTTCCAAAAATTATGGAAAACATCTCTGCACCCGAATTCCAAGATAAAACTTTCAACATACTTGATTTTGGGGCAAAAGACGACAGCACATTTAATAGCCTTCCGGCAATTATTAATGCTATCAATGAGTGTAATCAACAAGGAGGCGGTAAAGTATTAATTCCCTCAGGAACATATTATATCAAAGGATCAATTATTCTAAAAAGCCATGTAAACTTACACTTGGAAGAAGGAGCACGCCTCGAATTCTCTACCGAACCCAAGGATTACCTCCCTATGTCGCTAACCAAATGGGAAGGTACTGAATGTTTCAATTACACACCCTTCATTTACAGCTATCAAAGCATAAATGTAGCGATTACAGGTAAGGGCGAAATTGATGGCAACGGTGCTGTAACCTTCAATACTTGGAAACCTAAAGAAAAACCGGCGATGGATAAACTCCGTCAAATGGGAAATGACTCTATACCTATCTATGAGCGCATTTTTGGAGAAGGCTGGTATCTACGTCCTTGCATGATACAGTTTTTTGGATGTAAGAATGTTCTGGTCGAAGGTGTGAAGATATACGATTCGCCTTTCTGGATTATTCATCCTGTGTATTGTGATAATGTAATTGTGCGTGATGTATATATAGACAGTAATAATTACAACAATGATGGTTGCGACCCCGAATCGTCAACCAATGTATTGATTGAAAATGTAAAATTCAATGTAGGAGATGATGGCATCGCAATCAAATCAGGACGTGATCAGGATGGATGGCGTGTGGGTCGGGCAACCGAAAATGTTATTATACGAAATTGTTACTTTGCACGCTGGGCTATCACAATTGGCAGTGAAATGTCGGGAGGAGTACGCAATATATTTATCGAAGATTGTAAAATAGACAGTTGCCGCAACGGGATTTATTTCAAATCAAATCTCGACCGTGGAGGATTTTTCGAGAACCTCCATATGCGAAATATCGAAGCCGATGTTTGCTTATGGGGAGTAATAAATTTCCGTACAGACTACCATGGTTATCGAGGAGGAAATTATCCAACGCAATTCAGAAATATTACTATCGAAAATGTAACCTGCAATCGTGTAGACAGTGTAGCTATTATGGCAAACGGTGTTCCTGAAGCAAAGCTATACAATATTACATTACGAAATATCGTAGTAAAAAAAGCCCCCAAAGCTACTCAAATTAAGAACGTAGTTAATCTGGTTCTGGATAATGTAAAAGTAAATGGAAAAATAATTACAGACGAAAACGAATAA
- the lepA gene encoding translation elongation factor 4, protein MNKIRNFCIIAHIDHGKSTLADRLLEYTKTVEGKDMQAQVLDNMDLERERGITIKSHAIQMQYQYNGETYILNLIDTPGHVDFSYEVSRSIAACEGALLIVDAAQGIQAQTISNLYMAIDNDLEIIPVLNKIDLPSAMPEEVEDQIIELLGCKREEIIRASGKMGQGVYDILAAIIERVPAPKGDPEAPLQALIFDSVFNSFRGIIAYFKIVNGSIKKGDLVKFFATEKEYNADEVGVLKLTMSPRNEVTCGDVGYIISGIKTSKEVKVGDTITHVKNPCEKAIDGFEEVKPMVFAGVYPIESEDFEDLRASLEKLQLNDASLTFQPESSIALGFGFRCGFLGLLHMEIIQERLEREFNMDVITTVPNVSYLVYDKKGNVKEVHNPSGLPDPTLIDYIEEPYIRASVITSTAYIGPIMSLCLGKRGILLKQEYISGDRVEITYDLPLGEIVIDFYDKLKSISKGYASFDYQMHDYREARLAKMDILLNGEPVDALSTLTHVDNAVSFGRRMCEKLKELIPRQQFDIAIQAAIGAKIIARETIKAVRKDVTAKCYGGDISRKRKLLEKQKEGKKRMKQVGNVEVPQKAFLAVLKLD, encoded by the coding sequence ATGAATAAAATAAGAAATTTTTGCATCATTGCGCATATAGATCATGGTAAGAGCACATTAGCCGACCGCTTGCTTGAATATACCAAAACAGTTGAAGGTAAAGATATGCAGGCTCAAGTCTTGGATAATATGGATCTGGAACGTGAACGTGGTATCACCATCAAAAGTCACGCGATCCAGATGCAATACCAGTACAATGGCGAAACATATATACTCAATTTGATTGATACCCCGGGACACGTTGACTTCTCTTACGAAGTTTCGCGTTCAATTGCAGCCTGCGAAGGAGCATTACTGATAGTAGATGCGGCTCAGGGAATACAAGCCCAAACAATTTCGAATCTTTACATGGCGATAGACAATGATCTGGAAATCATTCCGGTTCTTAACAAGATCGACCTTCCAAGTGCTATGCCCGAAGAAGTAGAAGATCAAATCATTGAGCTGTTGGGTTGTAAACGTGAAGAAATAATCCGTGCCAGTGGCAAAATGGGGCAAGGAGTATATGATATTCTGGCAGCCATTATAGAACGTGTTCCTGCTCCAAAAGGAGACCCAGAAGCACCTCTACAAGCCTTGATCTTTGACTCTGTTTTCAATTCATTCCGAGGTATTATCGCTTATTTCAAGATCGTAAATGGCTCTATCAAAAAGGGTGATCTTGTAAAATTCTTTGCTACCGAAAAAGAATATAATGCAGACGAAGTAGGTGTATTGAAATTAACCATGTCGCCCCGTAACGAAGTTACCTGTGGTGATGTAGGATATATTATATCAGGTATAAAAACCTCCAAAGAAGTAAAAGTAGGAGATACAATCACACATGTGAAAAATCCATGTGAGAAAGCGATTGATGGATTCGAGGAAGTAAAACCGATGGTTTTCGCCGGAGTATACCCTATCGAAAGTGAAGACTTTGAAGACTTGAGAGCTTCTCTCGAAAAACTTCAATTGAATGATGCTTCGCTTACTTTCCAACCCGAATCGTCTATTGCACTGGGCTTTGGTTTTCGATGCGGGTTCTTAGGACTTCTGCACATGGAAATTATACAGGAACGTTTGGAGCGAGAGTTTAATATGGATGTAATCACAACCGTTCCCAACGTTTCGTATCTTGTATACGACAAAAAAGGGAACGTAAAAGAGGTACATAATCCTTCGGGACTACCCGACCCTACTCTCATCGACTATATAGAAGAACCTTATATACGAGCTTCGGTTATAACCAGCACAGCCTATATCGGCCCTATCATGTCGCTATGTTTAGGTAAACGCGGAATACTTTTGAAACAAGAATATATTTCGGGAGACCGTGTAGAGATTACTTACGATTTACCTTTGGGTGAAATTGTAATCGACTTTTATGATAAACTGAAAAGTATATCAAAAGGATACGCTTCGTTCGACTACCAAATGCATGACTATCGTGAAGCAAGACTGGCAAAAATGGATATTCTCTTAAACGGAGAACCCGTGGATGCTTTGTCAACACTTACACACGTAGATAATGCGGTAAGCTTTGGTCGCCGCATGTGCGAAAAATTGAAAGAACTTATCCCACGCCAGCAGTTTGACATTGCTATACAAGCAGCCATCGGAGCTAAAATTATAGCTCGTGAAACGATAAAGGCGGTACGTAAAGATGTTACCGCAAAATGTTATGGAGGTGATATTTCACGTAAGCGTAAACTTCTTGAAAAACAAAAAGAAGGTAAAAAGCGAATGAAACAGGTAGGTAACGTTGAAGTACCTCAAAAAGCATTCTTAGCTGTATTGAAACTTGATTAA
- the speA gene encoding biosynthetic arginine decarboxylase, with protein sequence MRKWRIEDSEELYNISSWGVNYFSINEKGNVIVTPRKDGVAVDMKELIDELQLRDVAAPVLVRFPDILDNRIEKISTCFKKAAKEYGYEAQNHIIYPIKVNQMRPVVEELVSHGKKFNIGLEAGSKPELHAVIAINTDPNSLIICNGYKDESYVELALLAQKMGKRVFIVVEKLNELPLITKTAKRLKIVPNIGIRIKLASSGSGKWEESGGDVSKFGLNSSELLEALAFLDKNNMQGSLRLIHFHIGSQVTKIRRIKTALREASQFYVQLHGMGYNIEFVDIGGGLGIDYDGTRSSHSESSVNYTIQEYVNDSISTMVDAANKNGLPHPHIITESGRSLTAHHSILVFEVLETATLPEWEESDVITENDHELVRELYQIWDDLNQRRMLEAWHDAQQIREEALDLFSLGMLNLKTRAQVERLYFSIAREIYQMAGRMKHSPDELKQLAKLLPDKYFCNFSLFQSLPDSWAIDQIFPIIPLHRLGERPDRTATLQDITCDSDGKIDNFIPTGNQTGYLPVHNLKKNEPYYLGVFLVGAYQEILGDLHNLFGDTNAVHVSVDENGYKIEQMIDGETVAEVLEYAQYNAKKLVRTVETWVTTCVKQGSITVEEGKEFLSNYRSGLYGYTYLE encoded by the coding sequence ATGAGAAAATGGCGCATTGAAGATTCGGAAGAATTGTACAACATCTCCAGTTGGGGTGTTAATTATTTTTCAATCAATGAAAAGGGGAATGTAATAGTCACTCCCCGAAAAGACGGTGTAGCTGTGGACATGAAAGAGCTGATAGATGAACTACAGCTTCGCGATGTAGCAGCTCCTGTATTAGTTCGTTTTCCGGATATTCTGGACAACCGCATCGAAAAAATATCTACCTGCTTCAAAAAAGCAGCGAAGGAGTATGGTTACGAAGCACAGAATCACATTATATATCCTATAAAGGTGAATCAAATGCGACCCGTAGTAGAGGAATTGGTAAGTCATGGTAAGAAATTCAATATCGGTCTTGAAGCAGGTTCTAAACCTGAACTTCATGCAGTTATTGCTATCAACACAGACCCTAATTCGCTGATTATTTGTAATGGATACAAAGACGAAAGCTATGTAGAATTGGCTCTTCTGGCTCAAAAAATGGGTAAAAGAGTATTTATTGTCGTAGAAAAACTCAACGAATTGCCTCTTATTACCAAAACTGCAAAACGCTTAAAAATTGTTCCCAATATTGGTATACGTATCAAATTGGCGAGTAGCGGCAGTGGTAAATGGGAAGAATCGGGAGGAGATGTTAGTAAATTCGGATTGAATTCGAGTGAACTATTAGAAGCTCTGGCTTTTCTTGACAAAAACAACATGCAAGGCTCTTTGCGTCTGATCCACTTTCACATTGGTAGTCAGGTAACAAAAATCAGACGAATCAAAACAGCTCTACGTGAGGCATCGCAATTCTATGTACAACTTCATGGAATGGGGTATAATATCGAATTTGTAGATATAGGCGGAGGTCTTGGTATTGATTACGACGGCACCCGCTCGTCACATAGCGAAAGCAGTGTTAACTACACTATTCAGGAATATGTAAACGATTCTATATCAACAATGGTGGATGCAGCAAACAAAAATGGTCTGCCTCATCCCCATATCATCACAGAATCAGGAAGATCTTTGACTGCGCATCACTCCATACTAGTGTTTGAAGTGCTCGAAACAGCAACTCTGCCCGAATGGGAAGAAAGCGATGTTATCACCGAAAATGATCACGAATTGGTACGCGAACTGTATCAAATATGGGATGATTTGAATCAGCGTCGAATGCTGGAAGCTTGGCACGATGCTCAACAGATTAGAGAAGAGGCGCTTGATTTATTCAGCTTGGGAATGCTCAACCTGAAAACAAGGGCACAAGTCGAACGTCTTTATTTCTCTATTGCCCGTGAGATATATCAAATGGCGGGACGTATGAAACATTCTCCCGACGAATTGAAGCAATTGGCAAAATTATTACCGGATAAATACTTCTGTAATTTCTCTCTTTTCCAATCCCTACCCGACTCTTGGGCTATTGATCAGATATTTCCGATCATCCCGTTACATCGTTTAGGAGAAAGACCGGACAGAACTGCAACATTGCAAGATATTACTTGTGATTCGGATGGTAAGATAGACAACTTCATTCCCACAGGCAATCAAACCGGATATTTACCCGTACATAACCTAAAGAAGAATGAGCCGTATTACTTGGGCGTATTCTTAGTAGGTGCTTATCAGGAAATACTAGGAGACCTTCATAACCTGTTCGGTGATACTAATGCCGTACACGTATCGGTTGATGAGAACGGTTATAAGATAGAGCAAATGATAGATGGAGAAACTGTAGCCGAAGTACTTGAATATGCACAGTATAACGCCAAGAAACTGGTTCGAACAGTAGAAACCTGGGTAACAACCTGCGTTAAACAAGGATCTATTACTGTTGAAGAAGGTAAAGAGTTCCTATCAAATTATCGTTCAGGATTATACGGTTATACTTATTTAGAATAA
- a CDS encoding GDSL-type esterase/lipase family protein, with protein MIALYTQAQERKEYDTDHYRERIAYFEQNPIGENKIVFLGNSLTEGGQWNKYFPEAAPVNRGISGDNTEGMLNRIDEIAISHPAQLFILAGINDISQNVPNKQIIKHYRYIIQRVKEQSPETAIYIQSLLPINNDFGRYKRLIGKEKQIVKLNKELKKLASKEKIIFVNINPLYMGKQGKLDAQHTNDGLHLTETAYSIWVGELQKYIH; from the coding sequence ATGATCGCACTGTACACTCAGGCACAAGAAAGAAAAGAATATGACACCGATCATTATAGGGAGCGTATTGCTTATTTTGAGCAAAATCCGATTGGTGAAAATAAAATTGTCTTTTTAGGTAATAGTTTAACAGAGGGTGGACAATGGAATAAATACTTCCCCGAAGCTGCTCCCGTCAACAGAGGTATATCAGGTGATAATACCGAAGGTATGCTCAACAGGATAGATGAAATTGCGATCTCACATCCAGCCCAACTATTTATTTTGGCTGGTATCAATGATATCTCTCAAAACGTACCCAACAAACAAATTATAAAACATTATCGTTATATAATTCAACGAGTTAAAGAGCAATCTCCCGAAACCGCTATTTATATACAAAGCTTACTTCCAATTAATAATGACTTCGGGCGTTACAAAAGATTAATCGGGAAAGAAAAGCAAATAGTAAAGCTCAATAAAGAGTTGAAAAAACTGGCATCAAAAGAAAAAATAATTTTCGTGAACATCAACCCATTATATATGGGTAAACAAGGGAAATTAGATGCTCAACATACAAATGACGGTTTACATCTTACCGAAACTGCTTATAGCATATGGGTAGGAGAACTCCAAAAATATATTCATTAA
- a CDS encoding YhcH/YjgK/YiaL family protein has translation MNKKTPFYHFVLILSVVALFPVCNIHAQHSVKTKQLSSKQQRWFEDKKWLEGAAAFPDTGIDEITFVSHYEKHPERWKRVFKFIKENNLATLPLGKQSLGDDITVNVQEYMTREPGNEQLEGHKKYIDLQYIVDGCELQGYAKLATAIEVINPYDEKRDVAHYKVPVIEYHVVKPNQFTIFFPDDIHMTNIQYGEKAKVRKVVFKIAVD, from the coding sequence ATGAACAAGAAAACACCGTTTTACCATTTTGTGCTAATTTTATCTGTTGTTGCATTATTTCCTGTTTGTAATATACATGCACAGCATTCTGTAAAGACAAAACAGCTATCATCGAAACAACAGAGGTGGTTTGAAGATAAAAAGTGGCTCGAAGGTGCTGCTGCATTTCCTGATACGGGAATAGATGAAATAACATTTGTTTCTCATTATGAGAAACATCCGGAAAGATGGAAAAGGGTGTTCAAATTTATAAAAGAGAATAATCTGGCAACATTACCGCTCGGCAAGCAATCGTTAGGAGATGATATAACTGTGAACGTACAGGAATATATGACTCGTGAACCGGGTAATGAGCAGCTCGAAGGACATAAAAAGTACATCGACTTACAATATATCGTTGATGGTTGTGAATTACAAGGCTATGCAAAGTTGGCGACAGCTATAGAAGTTATAAATCCGTACGATGAAAAAAGAGATGTTGCTCATTATAAAGTGCCCGTGATAGAATATCATGTAGTTAAACCCAATCAGTTTACTATTTTCTTTCCGGATGATATTCATATGACTAATATTCAGTACGGAGAAAAGGCAAAGGTGCGTAAGGTGGTTTTTAAAATAGCAGTTGATTGA
- the sufC gene encoding Fe-S cluster assembly ATPase SufC, which translates to MANLLNIKNLHANIDGKEILRGLDLEVNNGEIHAIMGPNGAGKSTLASVLVGNPNFEVTEGEVTFEGKDLLELAPEERACEGLFLSFQYPVEIPGVSMVNFMRAAVNETRKHKGLEPIAASDFLKLMKEKRELVELDSTLASRSVNEGFSGGEKKRNEIFQMAMLDPKLAILDETDSGLDIDALRIVAAGVNKLRRKDNATIVITHYQRLLEYIKPDFVHVLYKGRIVKSAGPELALELEEKGYDWIIKDFQD; encoded by the coding sequence ATGGCGAATTTATTAAACATAAAAAACTTACATGCCAATATCGATGGCAAAGAAATATTAAGAGGATTGGATCTTGAAGTGAACAACGGAGAGATACATGCAATTATGGGTCCTAACGGAGCCGGAAAAAGCACATTGGCATCCGTATTAGTGGGTAATCCAAATTTTGAAGTAACAGAAGGTGAAGTAACTTTCGAAGGCAAAGATTTATTGGAACTTGCTCCCGAAGAAAGAGCATGTGAAGGATTATTCCTCAGCTTCCAATACCCGGTAGAAATACCCGGAGTAAGCATGGTAAACTTTATGCGTGCCGCAGTAAATGAGACTCGCAAGCACAAAGGTCTTGAACCTATCGCAGCATCGGACTTTCTTAAGCTGATGAAAGAAAAACGCGAATTGGTAGAATTGGACAGCACTCTTGCCAGCCGTTCGGTAAACGAAGGTTTTTCGGGTGGAGAGAAAAAACGCAACGAGATTTTCCAAATGGCTATGCTTGATCCTAAATTAGCTATTTTAGATGAAACAGACTCAGGGCTTGATATTGATGCACTTCGTATTGTAGCAGCAGGCGTTAATAAATTGAGACGTAAGGACAATGCTACCATTGTAATTACTCACTATCAACGTCTTCTTGAATATATAAAACCCGACTTTGTACACGTTCTATACAAAGGCAGGATTGTAAAAAGTGCAGGACCTGAACTGGCTCTTGAGCTTGAAGAAAAAGGGTACGACTGGATTATTAAAGATTTTCAAGACTAA
- a CDS encoding exodeoxyribonuclease III, which produces MKIVSYNVNGIRAALNKGLADWLSKENPDVVCFQELKAQEDQIDLITLKSLGYEYCYFHPAEKKGYSGVGIITKIQPDFVKIGMGMDKYDIEGRVIRVDYGNVTIICVYIPSGTTGGLRQVFKMEFLADFTQYILELRKERKEILICGDYNICHKPIDINQPERHLTSSGFLPEEREWFDQFVETGMIDTFREYDQEPEKYTWWSYRAGARPKNLGWRIDYHMISSEARERVKGATIHSDVYCSDHCPISIEADI; this is translated from the coding sequence ATGAAGATTGTATCCTATAATGTAAATGGTATACGTGCTGCATTAAATAAAGGATTAGCCGATTGGTTAAGTAAAGAAAATCCCGATGTAGTATGTTTTCAGGAACTTAAAGCACAAGAAGACCAGATAGATTTAATAACCTTAAAATCTCTAGGCTACGAATATTGCTATTTTCATCCGGCAGAAAAAAAAGGCTACAGCGGAGTAGGAATTATCACTAAAATTCAACCCGATTTTGTAAAAATCGGAATGGGAATGGATAAATACGATATAGAAGGACGCGTTATACGTGTTGACTACGGAAATGTGACTATCATCTGCGTATATATCCCTTCGGGAACTACAGGAGGACTTCGTCAAGTCTTCAAAATGGAATTTTTAGCCGATTTCACCCAATATATTCTAGAATTAAGAAAAGAACGTAAGGAAATATTGATTTGTGGCGACTATAATATTTGTCACAAACCTATCGACATAAATCAGCCTGAACGCCATCTGACCTCTTCGGGCTTCCTTCCGGAAGAAAGAGAATGGTTTGACCAGTTTGTAGAAACAGGTATGATTGATACGTTTAGAGAATATGATCAGGAACCCGAAAAATACACATGGTGGAGTTACAGAGCAGGAGCAAGACCTAAAAATCTAGGTTGGAGAATAGACTACCACATGATTTCGAGTGAAGCAAGAGAAAGAGTTAAAGGTGCAACAATTCACAGTGATGTATACTGCTCCGATCACTGTCCGATATCTATAGAAGCTGATATTTAA
- a CDS encoding flavin reductase, translating to MNNFKEISAKELAFSPFDIKEEWMLVTAEKDGRVNTMTASWGGFGIMWNKQVAFIVIRPQRCTKEFVDDADCFSLTFFDKSYLKKLGYLGKVSGRDENKIEKAELSIIHEEEIPYFEEAHTAIFIKKLYAQPMGGEYFLDKEIISKWFPEKDFHVLYIGEITKVLTKR from the coding sequence ATGAATAATTTCAAAGAAATATCGGCTAAAGAATTAGCATTTTCGCCTTTCGACATTAAAGAAGAGTGGATGTTAGTTACTGCCGAAAAAGATGGCAGAGTAAATACAATGACCGCCAGTTGGGGTGGCTTTGGTATCATGTGGAACAAACAAGTTGCTTTCATAGTAATTCGTCCACAACGCTGTACCAAAGAATTTGTAGATGATGCTGATTGCTTTTCTCTTACTTTTTTCGACAAGAGTTACTTGAAGAAACTAGGCTATCTGGGAAAAGTATCGGGTAGAGACGAGAACAAAATAGAAAAGGCAGAGTTGAGCATTATTCATGAAGAGGAGATTCCCTACTTCGAAGAAGCTCATACAGCTATTTTTATAAAGAAATTATATGCTCAACCGATGGGAGGAGAATATTTTCTGGATAAAGAAATTATAAGCAAATGGTTTCCCGAAAAAGATTTCCATGTTTTATATATAGGAGAAATTACAAAGGTCTTAACCAAAAGGTAA
- a CDS encoding ABC transporter permease: MLLTSSLEKLGQYAILMRKVLTRPQKWRIFLQQLSKEISKLGVDSISIVIIISFFIGAVIVIQIALNINNPLLPRYTVGYTSREIILLEFSSSIMCLILAGKVGSNISSEIGTMRVTEQIDALEIMGVNSANYLILPKVVGLMAFVPVLVVLSMFFGIVGGFGVCYFTNAVPVADFEYGLQSFFKTFYIWYAILKTIFFAFLISSIAAYYGYYAKGGSLDVGKASTNAVVVSSILILISDLLITDLMMG; the protein is encoded by the coding sequence ATGCTATTAACAAGTTCGTTAGAAAAATTGGGACAATATGCAATATTGATGCGTAAAGTCCTAACCAGACCTCAGAAATGGAGAATATTTCTTCAACAGCTATCAAAAGAGATAAGCAAACTTGGAGTCGATTCAATAAGTATTGTTATAATAATTTCGTTTTTTATCGGAGCCGTTATTGTAATACAAATAGCGCTGAATATAAACAACCCTCTATTACCCCGTTATACAGTAGGTTACACATCCAGAGAGATTATTCTTCTCGAATTTTCGTCCTCTATCATGTGTCTTATTCTGGCAGGGAAAGTCGGTTCGAATATTTCTTCCGAAATTGGAACAATGCGGGTTACCGAACAAATTGATGCACTTGAAATTATGGGAGTAAACTCCGCCAACTATCTGATTCTACCTAAAGTAGTAGGATTAATGGCATTTGTTCCCGTATTGGTCGTATTAAGTATGTTTTTCGGTATTGTAGGAGGATTTGGAGTCTGTTACTTTACAAATGCTGTACCCGTCGCCGATTTCGAATACGGATTGCAGTCATTCTTCAAGACGTTCTATATATGGTATGCCATTTTAAAAACAATATTCTTTGCGTTTCTGATCTCGTCTATAGCAGCCTACTACGGATATTATGCTAAAGGAGGTTCGCTTGATGTGGGAAAAGCAAGTACTAATGCTGTTGTTGTAAGCAGTATTTTGATATTGATTTCCGATTTATTAATCACTGATTTAATGATGGGATGA